In Scatophagus argus isolate fScaArg1 chromosome 7, fScaArg1.pri, whole genome shotgun sequence, a genomic segment contains:
- the tcp11l1 gene encoding T-complex protein 11-like protein 1: MSKEADHLEVGEEKESKEERTQDASEETVRKRVRANTPSPHRGNTPQASPPRFVSVEELMETAKGVTNMALAHEIMVNHAFQVKPAELPEGSLERRVKEIMHKAFWDCLEAQLKEDPPTYAHAIKLLAEIKETLLSFLLPGHGRLRSRIEEVLDLPLIQQQAENGALDISRLSQFIVGMMGSLCAPCRDEDISKLKEITEVVPLLKAIFSVLDLMKVDMANFAVSSIRPHLMQQSVEYERSKFQEFLEKQPNALDYTEKWLEDTVRSLREAGADGSNAASSDPPSLLPLNVHNHAYLRLLRWDHASDPFPETVLMDQVRFQEMQQEAEKLVLLSSVLLVVYSTTGEAISGLPGLMESLKNTVNIMLADMHTPSFIVQEALATIGEKLCNELSQCLNQHGYSPFSADRRSTLMGQISATVQPDNRVRKLMDARVQSYLLAFLESSQHKTPPPLPGGLVPVGRELKELAVHFSRLVNFNKLVFSPFYQKILHKILTGGESP; encoded by the exons ATGTCTAAGGAGGCAGACCACCTCGAGGTTGGAGAAGAGAAGGAGTCGAAGGAGGAGAGGACACAGGATGCTTCTGAAGAGACAGTGAGGAAAAGGGTCCGAGCAAATACCCCGAGCCCGCACAGAGGAAACACTCCTCAAG CCAGCCCTCCCAGGTTTGTCTCAGTAGAGGAGCTGATGGAGACAGCTAAAGGAGTCACCAACATGGCTTTGGCCCATGAAATAATGGTCAACCATGCTTTTCAAGTCAAACCTGCAGAGCTCCCTGAAGGGAG TTTAGAACGCAGAGTGAAGGAGATCATGCACAAAGCATTCTGGGATTGTTTGGAAGCTCAATTGAAGGAGGATCCGCCAACGTATGCACATGCCATCAAACTGCTGGCTGAGATCAAAGAG ACGCTGCTGTCTTTCTTGCTGCCCGGCCACGGTCGTCTGCGCTCCCGTATCGAGGAGGTTCTGGACCTGCCTCTGATCCAGCAGCAGGCGGAGAATGGAGCGCTCGACATCAGTCGGCTGTCCCAGTTTATCGTTGGTATGATGGGCTCTCTGTGCGCCCCCTGTAGAGATGAGGACATCAGTAAGCTAAAAGAGATCACCGAGGTTGTGCCTCTGCTCAA GGCAATATTCTCTGTGCTGGACCTGATGAAGGTGGACATGGCAAACTTTGCAGTCAGCAGCATCAGGCCTCATCTGATGCAGCAATCAGTTGAGTATGAGAGAAGCAAGTTCCAGGAGTTTCTGGAGAAACAACCCA ATGCCTTAGACTACACTGAGAAGTGGCTTGAGGACACAGTGAGATCCCTGAGAGAGGCCGGGGCGGATGGCTCTAATGCTGCGTCCTCTGACCCTCCCTCACTCCTCCCCCTTAATGTCCATAATCATGCCTACCTGCGCCTGCTGAGATGGGACCACGCCTCAGACCCTTTCCCAGAG ACAGTGTTGATGGACCAGGTTCGGTTCCAGGAGATGCAGCAGGAGGCTGAGAAGTTAgttctgctctcctctgtgctcctcgTTGTCTACAGTACTACAGGGGAGGCTATTTCAGGCCTGCCGGGCTTGATGGAGTCTCTTAAGAACACTGTCAATATCATGCTTGCAGACATGCATACACC GTCTTTCATCGTACAGGAGGCCTTAGCGACCATCGGGGAGAAACTGTGTAATGAGCTGAGTCAGTGTTTAAACCAACATGGCTACTCTCCATTCTCAGCTGACCGAAGGAGCACTCTGATGGGACAAATCTCGGCTACCGTCCAGCCAGACAACAGGGTCCGCAAGCTGATGG ACGCTCGGGTTCAGAGCTACCTCCTGGCTTTCCTGGAGTCCAGTCAACATAagacccctcctcctctcccaggAGGTCTGGTTCCAGTCGGCAGGGAGCTGAAGGAGCTTGCTGTTCATTTCAGTCGCCTTGTCAACTTCAACAAGCTGGTCTTCTCCCCATTCTACCAAAAGATTCTCCACAAAATACTGACAGGAGGGGAAAGCCCCTAA
- the LOC124062067 gene encoding DEP domain-containing protein 7-like, with product MASIKERAAALNLAEKLSVRPHAHGVASKSVQSSSMWSGLISHLRSSVTVKHRRVHLKSHSDCFLGSEAVDVVTEHIRTVRGFESASVSRDKVVCVCQALLDCSVFEAVGTKVFGKNRKQEVFQDSKSALYRFVSVCTPSVDELERGALVNGIQKLFCGAPSDRQDERKYPTESHVQMSIPVKLTQTSVKAKQLDTPATDSLSLEPVVDSLSPSRVQTDAVLPPSLVDEVWQEQTLLMLLNLVELPLLEGLLQCSQTNSSPPQLNLMAHSNPDLIYSSNHLDRQILKAFRDSQEDEWLCAGLDCLDFLPDQPVVELSRKLSHCFLQDQDSCEHVPAARSLQDGAQSLSSESTPDNGGDKQSRLSQSVLAQCKLLLYGTLVKHYSHTDRPPLLPQNMNDIYAAITDLLVNAKFGTALEALQLCLKLLPAACRDELRRLLTFMALAADPQGIKLDKETENRLAVKRSFSRAVLHNKAFSKDKEDLMLVFMLSNIKEVFKIPGALHKGVSDKLASITQGKQPDVTGSTFCQQVSSKTYLESTKNTTNQELWALLNSIHLDTKISTKERKRLLGQFYQAHPEIFNQYFGESAVSVL from the exons ATGGCCTCAATTAAAGAAAGAGCTGCGGCGTTGAACCTTGCAGAAAAACTGTCTGTGCGTCCTCATG CACATGGAGTGGCCAGTAAATCGGTCCAGTCTTCCTCCATGTGGAGTGGCCTCATCTCTCACCTCAGGTCATCTGTGACAGTGAAGCATCGACGAGTCCACCTCAAGTCTCACAGCGACTGTTTCCTCGGCTCAGAGGCTGTCGATGTGGTGACCGAACATATTCGCACTGTCAGAGggtttgaaa GTGCCAGTGTGTCAAGGGACAAAgtggtgtgtgtctgccagGCTCTGTtggactgcagtgtgtttgaggCCGTGGGAACCAAAGTGTTTGGCAAAAACCGGAAGCAGGAAGTGTTTCAGGACAGCAAGAGTGCTCTGTATAG gtttgtaagtgtgtgtactCCTTCAGTCGATGAGTTGGAAAGAGGTGCGCTTGTGAATGGGATCCAAAAGCTCTTCTGCGGTGCTCCTTCAGACAG ACAGGACGAACGGAAATATCCCACTGAGTCACATGTTCAGATGTCCATCCCTGTCAAACTTACTCAAACAAGCGTAAAAGCCAAACAGCTGGACACTCCTGCCACTGACAGCCTGTCACTGGAGCCTGTGGTGGACAGTCTGAGTCCCAGCAGAGTGCAGACTGATGCTGTTCTACCACCATCAT TGGTGGACGAGGTGTGGCAGGAGCAGACTCTGCTCATGCTCTTAAACCTGGTGGAGCTCCCCCTGCTGGAAGGCCTCCTTCAGTGCAGCCAGACCaactcctctcctcctcagttAAACCTAATGGCCCACAGTAACCCAGACCTGATCTATAGCAGCAACCACCTGGACAGACAGATCCTCAAGGCCTTCAGGGActctca GGAAGATGAGTGGCTCTGTGCAGGTCTGGACTGTCTGGACTTCCTCCCTGATCAGCCAGTGGTGGAGCTGAGCAGGAAGctgtctcactgttttctgCAGGATCAGGACAGCTGTGAACATGTACCAGCTGCTCGCAGTTTGCAAGATGGAG CACAGTCTCTGAGCTCTGAGTCCACCCCAGACAACGGCGGAGACAAGCAGTCTCGTCTCTCTCAGAGTGTTTTGGCCCAGTGTAAGCTGCTGCTGTATGGGACCCTGGTGAAACACTACAGTCACACGGACAGGCCTCCGCTGCTGCCCCAGAACATGAATGACATCTACGCAGCCATCACTGACCTGCTGG TGAATGCTAAGTTTGGCACGGCTCTTGAGGCTCTGCAGCTGTGCCTGAAGCTGCTGCCTGCCGCCTGCAGAGACGAGCTGCGCAGGCTGCTCACATTCATGGCTCTGGCAGCTGACCCCCAGGGGATAAAACTGGACAAGGAG acagaaaacagactggCAGTAAAGAGGTCTTTCTCCAGGGCAGTTCTCCACAACAAGGCTTTTTCAAAGGACAAAGAGGACCTGATGCTGGTCTTCATGCTCAGCAACATCAAGGAAGTTTTTAAG ATACCAGGGGCTCTTCACAAAGGAGTGAGTGACAAGCTGGCCAGCATCACACAGGGGAAACAGCCCGATGTGACCG GATCTACGTTCTGTCAGCAGGTCTCCAGCAAGACTTACCTCGAGTCTACAAAGAATACCACCAACCAGGAACTGTGGGCTCTGCTGAACAGCATCCACCTGGACACCAAGATTTCCACCAAGGAGAGGAAGCGCCTACTCGGACAGTTTTACCAAGCCCACCCAGAGATATTTAACCAGTACTTTGGGGAATCAGCTGTTAGTGTGCTGTAG